caaatgatgctccCATGCCCCCTCAcctgggccaaaactttgaaaggtctcagttctgccttcttcctgttctgctcctctcatggtactgctctgctacctgccccaataaaggagaactaacaacttaaaatgccttgttcaaaaattttaagtaaaacTTTACTATGcggacaagaaaagttacatttgctgttcagacaTTTGAAAGTTAACActgacatttttatctgtttgaataatcaaagtggtgctttccgtgctttcttggttgcaaagatgcGAATTGCTTCCTACTGAtaatccacagtctgggccagttcatgctctgttgagatggttgcaaggttGACCAGCCTCTCCTATGTCATtctggagcatagatgtgtttttattagcttcagcttggagaagctgcgttctccactggcaactgttacaggaagtgatagaagtatgcacagagcaacaaaagcatttggaaagagggtagtCAGCTTatctgtgcacatatattccagaacagctttcagagttgatcctgctgaaatgtatcttgaaagggctttcagttcatcacctaaatcactcgcatcaatattacgcatgtcatcatgtgtgaacactgtctctagtgccgtgcattgctggtgtaggtcttcttcaggtatagtgaggtgTTTTGGactatcatacaacatcccaaatatactgctgtgttccttgagctgcatgaaacgttcttcaactgactgtatggCACAATtgagcacctggttaaagaattcaactttgaattgttgtttgggatcTCTTATGGCATTATCccatgccttgtaatcaaaaactcttcttcttcggtgactcctGTATTcatgaatgggtgggaaaatagcttcagtgtaaagctcctctgccaacttctgtgcattcttcagaacgttttgaaatccctcatcagACTGGTAAggctgtaggtatgactttgctttgtccagttgttccattgctccagatctatcaaggtcaacaccttggagtctcttacttacaacatttatttcaaacagtatgtcatgccacaacactaagccgtGAAGAAATTTCAAGTTATGTatatttctggtgattccatttccctctgccagtgttctcccatgaacagttcctttcatagcattatcctccataatggcaactatggcatcatttatcttcccaatttggtgtttgataggctttatcacctccgcttgactttcccatcatgtggcactcagtgatttcagtgtcagagagaatgttcccagatgttgcttcaaaatttgccatcgatgagttgatgcagcaaaaaatacatagatgctttgaattacattaaaacattcagcagcctcactagaagctaaTGCTCCATCGCTGACCACCAAATTCAATatatgagaactgcatgggacaaaataagcttgagggtttaactctaggatctgtgtctgcactcctctgttctttcctctcatgttggcaccactatcgtagccctgacctctcatgtcagctattgcaattcccgtatcttacagcttttaagaagcacatttgtcataccagctcttGTAGTAtaatcaatgtcaataaattctagaaaatgctgtCTGACAGTCactattgcagggacattttcactatgTTCTGttattgttacaaaatgcaccattcaagtcatttgttccgtatggctgtcaggtgtgcagtccagaataacagagtgatatcttgctgacttcagatctgccacaatcttctgtttgacttttgttccaaggtagtggtgtgtgtacattccTTAGGTGGTGACTcctcttagatgctcctggagtacagcatcaaactcagccgtCAGCTCCACAATTTGAAGGAAGTTtctattgtttggcacatacccctgatctgaagtgccatacagtgctaggttttgggtagcaagcattctcacaatggcaatgagccttttcagaacattttgccagtaaagagaatctgatgcaatcttctcttgatgccgATCATCTATGGTGACCTGTAACagtagtctcatctcaagctctttccatctATGGAATGctttctggtgatttgctgccttctcatggcatggcAGATttttagccagatttttccagtcctttgttcctatagaacccaatgtggctggaacattaaactggaagagtttgcaacaaaaagagTATGCAGCATTCTTGgattttgagtacataagccatggcctctccactttgtcaccattgaggatttcacaccagtaatgtgttggatggaaacctctattttcattgtctttggggaacatgaagtttttcacttgctctggcccatgcagtacaaggaagtccctcaggctactgctcaagtgggtccacagttctagatcatctagacttaaggaactaaactcagcagctgctgtttcttgcgcctccaccagaCTCTTCTccgatctacacttttcttcaggaatgtgcatatttacatccatttgagatggagatatggatgctgcagtagctgccaggtcacctgcactctgactaactggaagattaggcatctcctcaccactcacatccttactggggccggaaggctccccatgaacatttgtgtctatatatctcaggagagctccttcctgcttagatagaaaagcttcctttgctttctttttctgaatgctgccccagaggggcgttttcttctttcactcgtGACTGCTGtttgtgccagctagagtggctctccacactcaattgaaggggacaaataagcaggctggtagcaaggcctgagtgagggaagagatCAGCGATTCAAGGGTCTAACTGGCTCCTATTACTTCAGTTGGCTGCcggttctcctcaagtgggttcagggaagcagcaggaaacaagaagctgcctgagaagctggtgttaatcagtccaggctcctgggggtgctagagaggtacataagagtctcctcctcctctgtctctCACCCTGaatctcctgctgctttctgttattccctctcaccttttctcctgcctatCTGTTATGTCTCCTGTGCCCTTCTTcgtccagcacagcactccaccatctctgtgcatctagggcagagagaatacatatgcaccatcagcagacacaattttctaaactctgggtcctagtggcacccctccccacacacacatacagtctGGCACCTAAGGAGGCCACCTCAGTTCatctcatggtaaggccagccctggccagATTGTTTCTAGACTCTGAGTTCAGGGACAGCATATTCCCGCCCCCCCGCCTCCCTGTGCCTTTCTTGTTCCTGTATTTTCATCCCACCATCATTATGGAGTGTAGAGGGTCATTCCCCAGTTAGGGTTGCACAAGAACCTGGTTCTGCCCCTTCCTAAGATCCATCCTCCAAAGAGCTGTATTTTATTACTGCTACATAGTCAACATCAGGCAACAGAAAAGGCATTGTTAGTCTATGACAATGTTATCATCACAACGACAGGAACTAAGGGAGAATTTACTCCACTTCAGAATTTATGGCATAAACTGATCTCTTGTGAGGGGGTGAAAATTATTCCTTCTCCTACAGGGCACTGAAATGCTGAATATACCAGGATATATGGTTAGATTAATTTCCATTAGTTCTAGCAAAAGATCATGCCTAAGGATACTAAACTGCACTGGAAATCTCAGCGCAAAATATTAGTTgatatatttattaattttgaCTCCTAAGTCATGGCATGATTCTGGTCTTTGCCAGAAGTGAAATATTGCATTTAAGCATAATTGTAAAGCTCCAGTAAGTTACTAGATAGGATATGACAGTAGATAGAGAGGTGGTCTGATCTGTCATTTCAGTACTCGGCTACCAGAGAAATGGACTATTATATTAGTCATTGCTCTGATATGACAGAATGAGGGCTTCATGGATACCAGTGATCTGTCCTTGGACTGAAACTCCTGGCACTTAGCTCTGAAGTCTACATTTAGTCTTAAACTTTCAGCCTGTAACCAGGACAGGGAGGGGAGTTTCTGAATATTTACTCAAGTAATTCACAAGACTTGATTAACTTTTAACTCTGTGTTCCTCCAGTTCCATTGCACAGTTTGTTTTCTTGTTCCTTGACTCaacccatggcagacagagactggAGAAATCAAACAGTTGTCACAGAATTCATCTTCCTGGGATTTGGGGAACTTCCTGACCTGCAAATTCTACTCTTCGTGATGTTTATAGTGATCTACATCGCAACCGTGAGTGGGATCATCATCATTGcactagttgtggctgatcagcaccttcacacccccatgtacttcttcctggggaacttgtcctgcttggagacctgctactcCTCAACCATTCTGCCCCAGATGCTGGCCaatctcctgactggggacaaaaCCATCTCATTCAGTGGCTGCTTCACACAACTCTATTTCTTTTGTGCTCTGGCAGCTACAGAATGCTATCTCCTAGCAacgatgtcttatgatcggtatttagcgatatgtaaacccctgcactATTCAGCTCGTATGAAGACCAGATTTTGCCTCCAGCTGGCTGCTGGGTCATGGCTGAATGGTTATTTGGCTACTGCCATATTTGTATTATTCATGTCTCATTTAATATTCTGTGGCCcgaatgaaattgaccatttctattgTGATCCCGTCCCACTGATGGAATtctcctgcagtgacacacaCCTGATCGTATTGCTAGATTTCGTACTGGCCTGTGTATTCACCCTGCCTCCATTCCTACTAACACTGACATCCTATGTGTGTATCCtcaccaccatcctgagaatcccttccaccactgggaggcaaaaggcattttccacctgctcctctcacctcattgtaGTGACGATTTACTATGGAACCCTAATGGTTGTCTACATGCTACCGAAACGCAACACATTAAGCTTCCTCAACAAAGTGCTCTCTCTTTGCTCtacagtcctgactcccctggtaaaccccctcatttacagcctgagaaacagagaggtcaaggaagccTTGAGCAAAGCAGTAAGTAAATATGTGGCTTTCACAAAAACATGCAGAGATGCCTAGATAATAACTTTGCTTAAATCACCCAGGCAGCTGTAAAAACCTCAGGCTATCAGCCCCTCGTTGAAATTCAGTTGAAATCCCCCCTTGAAAATCTCACCACTAATGTGAAATAAATGGAGATGATCTGCATGGagttaggtctggtctacacaaggctgttatttcagaattagccCAGTTAattcgaaaaaaaaaaaaagattccgttCCCATGACCAAACTGGctttttcaatttaaagggctctttaatgcggtttctgtactccacctcggcaagtggagtagcactTTAACCCGGGATAGCAATCTTGATTTaaggtattgtggatgcaattcaacattattgacctccgggagctatcccagaatgctcccttgtgactgctctggacaacactctcaactccgatgcactagccaggtgggcaggaaaagccctgggaacttttgaatttcatttcctgtttggtcaccgtCAGCATAGGTGACCATTaacacagtccaccatcacaggcaacCATGCAGAGTTCACCATCACAGGAGATGATgcagtcccggattcgcagacgagctccagcatggtccgaacgggaggtactggatctcatcacaTGTTGGGGAGATGAGTTTGTTacggcagaactacgttccaaaaaaaagAACATAAATATGTACGCttaagtctccagggccatgatgtaaagaggctactccagggacgcAGAGCAGTGTCATACAAAAATCAAGAAGCTCAGGCAAGTGTACCAAAAAGCCAAGGAGGCAAAcggcgctctgggtcacagccccatacattctgcttttaccgtgagctgcatgcaattatggggggagACACCACCACTACTCCatcactgtccatggacacctgcaagggggaagTTGCATggagcgaggaggaagagtcattggaggaggaagaggaggaggaggagaacagtgCACAAGTGGTGAGTGGGGAATCCATTTTCCCCCCTAGCCAGGAATTATTCTTAatgctggagccaatagcctccccgTCACTCCCAATACGGGCTCCcagaccatgaccctggagaaggtagtTCTGGTGAGTTAAAGCCTGATtggagccatgcggtggggggcagGTGGGAAACCCAGCTGTGCTGGGCTGTTCACgtatagtttaaagggctcatccctgctcagagcgtCATCGGAGCCACACAGTGCGCACGGGGGGGTGGCTGGGTGTTGTGTGAaatgatcatcccagagagcccgcaggccctccttttatatggcaattTCAGCagacattgcttgctatgggaaagggggcacagcagtttgaaaatgtggaaatgaatgtagaagaagcagaaccctgcGTGCCCTAGGCTGCCtacaagctgaattctgttgcccagctgtgtgtgatggcttactcacaccaaagtgtcccctttattctctgaaatgtatattttaaaatactaccctccctttttctcctcctgaaggtgcaaatgtttcaacaaggcccctatctactccgtccCAGATGCTGGTCCATATTAGAAAGCAGAAAAAACGAACTCGGGAAGACATGTTcgccaagctcatgcagtcctcccacactgatagggcccagctgaatgcatggaggcaaacaattgtggagtcccgtaaagcattacaggaacacaaaGAGAGGAGGGACGCGCGcaatgagaggaggcaggactctatggtcaagctcatgggggagcaaactgacatgctcggctgtatggtggatctaatatGGGAAAAGctgcaagaccacagactgctgctgcagcccctgtataaccgccctccctcctctCCAAGTTCCACAggctcctcacccagatgcccaagaacacgaggGGGGAGGCTATGGGAACCCACACAACCCCAAAGGATCACCCAAAAACCAGAAAGCTGACATAtgcaaacttttgatttggtttttggacttatccttccctcctcctcctcctcctcctcctccaccaccaccctaacccaagctcccgcccatctgccttctctcaatgtgttgtgcaaaaAATAATGAAgtacagttttttaaaacaatatagacttttgtttcctttcatatatataggggtTGGGTAATTTCAAGAGAAAcgaacacaactgtcacaccgtaccgccagtcatgaaactggctttcaaagtttctctgatgcacagcgcgcccTTTCTGGCTGTGTAAAATTGGCTGCCAGATGAGTTGCCTCAAccttccaccccaccataaatgtcttcCCCTTGCACTGACAGAgactgtggagcacacaacaaccagcaattacaattggaatgttggttgtgctgagatctgaCCGAGTCAGTACACTGCACCAGCGCGGTTtcaaacgtccaaaagcacattctaccatcattctgcacttgctcaacctATAGTTGAACCGCTTCTTACTActatccagggtgcctgtgtacagcGTCATGAGCCATGGCGTTAAGGGGTGGGCTGGGTCTgcgaggataactataggcatttcaacatccccaacagtaattttctggtctgggaagtcaGTCCCTTCCTGAAGCTGTTGAaatagaccagagttcctgaagatgcgagcgtcatgcacctttacCAGCCATCctacattgatgtcagtgaaatgtcccttgAGATCCACCAGTGGTTGCAGCActatggaaaagtacccctttgcggtttatgtactggccgccccagtgtgccggggccaagatagggatatgtgttccatctatcaccccaccgcagttagggaaacccagcgcattaaagccacCCACAATGGTCtacacatttcccaaagtcactacccttaaTAGCGGCTGGtcaatgattgtgttggctacttgcagcactgcagcccccacagtagatttgcccactccaaattgattcccgactgaccggtagctgtcgggcattgcaagcttccacagtgctatggccgctcacttctcaactgtgagggttgctctcattttggtgtctttgcacttcagggcaggggacagcaactcacaaagttccatgaaagtggcccttcGCATATGAaagtttgcagccactgggaatcatcccagacctgcaacactatgtggtcccaccagtctgtgcttgtttcctgggcccagaatcggcgttccacaacatgaaccaggcccaatgccaccatgagctcccaatcgccacatgccgtgcttctaggaaTGGCTTtgcccatgtcctcatcagtatagtaattgcgTTGTTGTCACTTCCTTGCCCGGTTTTACAGGTACTGCACATAGTGCTGGATAATGTGCAAGGTATTTACAATGATCAAAACCGCAGCggagatctgagtgggctccaggcTTGCCACGCTATGGCGGCTGCACacgtaatcctggaaaaagggtgcAAAACGAGCTGTTTGattcaagatggccgataaaaggcggtaaatggttgtcttctgtagctttcacggagtcAGGAAGTTTGTTAGAGCTGCAAGAGCGGGAAGCAGAGTTTGCGGTGGAAACGTGAGCAGAGTTTGCAGCGGAAGCTGTGCCGCTCCGTTCATGATGGCCAAAAAACAGCacggaattgttgccttctgtagcttccatgggagcCCATGACTGACAACATAGAAAAAGTGGTGGAAGCTGTGTGGCTATGTTTATGGTAGCCGAAATAAGGTGGGAAATGGGtagatgaaagagtagatagcaagacgagaggacatgcgaggtggattcattgTACgaggagacaggcggtgcaccgTGCTGCACTGTCTGCTG
The sequence above is a segment of the Mauremys mutica isolate MM-2020 ecotype Southern chromosome 12, ASM2049712v1, whole genome shotgun sequence genome. Coding sequences within it:
- the LOC123346892 gene encoding olfactory receptor 6N1-like, with translation MADRDWRNQTVVTEFIFLGFGELPDLQILLFVMFIVIYIATVSGIIIIALVVADQHLHTPMYFFLGNLSCLETCYSSTILPQMLANLLTGDKTISFSGCFTQLYFFCALAATECYLLATMSYDRYLAICKPLHYSARMKTRFCLQLAAGSWLNGYLATAIFVLFMSHLIFCGPNEIDHFYCDPVPLMEFSCSDTHLIVLLDFVLACVFTLPPFLLTLTSYVCILTTILRIPSTTGRQKAFSTCSSHLIVVTIYYGTLMVVYMLPKRNTLSFLNKVLSLCSTVLTPLVNPLIYSLRNREVKEALSKAVSKYVAFTKTCRDA